Proteins encoded together in one Triticum dicoccoides isolate Atlit2015 ecotype Zavitan chromosome 7B, WEW_v2.0, whole genome shotgun sequence window:
- the LOC119337521 gene encoding beta-1,2-xylosyltransferease XAX1-like has protein sequence MASTAYARGSKPPVGPGERRQPRLAKELSRIEPKKLGIGLVAGCCLALLTYISFARLFAIYSPVFESTSMVMKNAPPASTAVPSTEEAVPVQKKIEVEGGEDLAGGGTEPKEPGFPQETKIEEKEEETPAETKSTQKEETAVTKPDGADKTEEAKAKMTCDENAVDEGFPYARPSVCELTGDVRVSPKEKTMFFVNPSGAGPFDDNGEKKIRPYARKDTFLLPGVVEVTIKSVASPVSAPACARRHDVPAVVFSTAGYTDNFFHDNTDVMIPLFLSTAHFAGEVQFLITNYKPWWVTKFAPLLKKLSNYEVINFDKEEEVHCFPGGQLGLYRDRDLIIGPHPTRNPHNYTMVDYNRFLRRAFGLPRDAPAVLGEKMAVRPKMLMIERKGTRKLLNLRAVQALCEELGFEVTVAEAGADVRAFAETVNAADVLLAVHGAGLTNQIFLPTGAVLVQIVPWGKMDWMATNFYGQPARDMQLRYVEYYVSEEETTLKDKYSRDHYVFKNPMQIHAQGWPALAEIIMKQDVMVNVTRFKPFLLKALDQLQD, from the exons ATGGCGTCCACGGCGTACGCGCGGGGGTCCAAGCCGCCGGTCGGTCCCGGCGAGCGGAGGCAGCCGCGGCTGGCCAAGGAGCTGAGCAGGATCGAGCCCAAGAAGCTCGGGATTGGGCTCGTCGCCGGCTGCTGCCTCGCCCTCCTCACCTACATCTCCTTCGCCCGCCTCTTCGCCATCTACTCGCCGGTCTTCG AGAGCacgtccatggtgatgaagaacgcCCCGCCCGCCTCCACGGCGGTGCCCAGCACGGAGGAGGCCGTGCCGGTCCAGAAGAAGATCGAAGTCGAGGGCGGGGAAGATCTCGCTGGAGGCGGCACGGAGCCGAAAGAGCCCGGCTTTCCACAAGAAACAAAGATCGAAGAAAAGGAGGAGGAGACCCCAGCGGAGACAAAAAGCACCCAAAAAGAGGAGACCGCGGTAACCAAGCCAG ATGGTGCCGATAAAACAGAAGAGGCCAAGGCCAAGATGACCTGCGACGAGAACGCCGTGGATGAGGGCTTCCCCTACGCGCGCCCGTCCGTgtgcgagctcaccggcgacgtcCGTGTCAGCCCCAAGGAGAAGACCATGTTCTTCGTAAACCCGTCCGGCGCCGGCCCGTTCGACGACAACGGGGAGAAGAAGATCCGGCCGTACGCCCGAAAGGACACCTTCCTTCTCCCGGGCGTCGTGGAGGTCACCATCAAGTCCGTGGCGTCGCCCGTGTCCGCGCCGGCGTGCGCCCGGCGGCACGACGTCCCCGCGGTGGTCTTCTCCACGGCCGGCTACACGGACAACTTCTTCCACGACAACACGGACGTGATGATCCCGCTCTTCCTCTCCACGGCGCACTTCGCCGGCGAGGTGCAGTTCCTCATCACCAACTACAAGCCGTGGTGGGTGACCAAGTTCGCGCCGCTGCTCAAGAAGCTGTCCAACTACGAGGTGATCAACTtcgacaaggaggaggaggtgcacTGCTTCCCCGGAGGCCAGCTCGGGCTGTACCGCGACCGCGACCTCATCATCGGCCCGCACCCGACCCGCAACCCGCACAACTACACCATGGTGGACTACAACCGGTTCCTCCGCCGCGCGTTCGGCCTGCCGCGGGACGCCCCGGCGGTGCTCGGCGAGAAGATGGCCGTCAGGCCCAAGATGCTCATGATCGAGCGCAAGGGCACGCGCAAGCTGCTCAACCTGCGCGCCGTGCAGGCCCTCTGCGAGGAGCTCGGCTTCGAGGTGACCGTGGCGGAGGCCGGCGCCGACGTGCGCGCCTTCGCCGAGACGGTCAACGCCGCCGACGTGCTCCTGGCGGTGCACGGCGCCGGGCTGACCAACCAGATCTTCCTGCCCACCGGCGCCGTGCTGGTGCAGATCGTGCCGTGGGGCAAGATGGACTGGATGGCCACCAACTTCTACGGGCAGCCGGCGCGCGACATGCAGCTCCGGTACGTCGAGTACTACGTGTCCGAGGAGGAGACGACGCTCAAGGACAAGTACTCCCGCGACCACTACGTCTTCAAGAACCCCATGCAGATCCACGCGCAGGGTTGGCCGGCGCTCGCCGAGATCATCATGAAGCAGGACGTCATGGTCAACGTCACCAGATTCAAGCCCTTCCTCCTCAAGGCGCTCGACCAGCTGCAGGATTAG